The Natrinema sp. DC36 genome includes the window CCGGTCTCGTGCCGACTGAGGAAGTCGTCGATCTCCACGTCCGTCATCTCGGTCTCCTGGTCGATAGCCATCGTCTGGGTGGGTTGCTAAAGGTGCAACGTGATCTTTATAGTTGCCATCGACTGCGAGGGGCATCGACGGCGCACCACCGGTGGCGATACCTGTCCGATACGGGAGTTATCGACTCGGTGGCTCGCGTTCGCCGCCGGTGTCGCCACCGGTTCCGTTCTCGTTCGTCCCGATGACGACCGGTTCCCGGATCTCGAGTGTCGTCTCGAACTCGGCCTCGCGGTCCGTTCGCCGCCCGATCCGCAGCAACTGCTCCTCGTGTGCCCGGCGGATGGCGGACAGTTCGCGGTCGGTCACGCCGATCTCGCCGCCGATCTCTTTCCAGTGGCCCCAGTCGACGAGAAAGATCTCGAGGTCCTCGCTCGCGTACAGCCGTTCGTACTTCCGGCGATAGCACTCGAGCCTCGGTCCCAGCGCGACCTGCGCGCGTTCGATCAGGTCGGGCAGTCGGGTCCCCGGAACGCTCGCCTTGGCGGCGGTGAGCAGGAGTACCTGTCCCTCGATCGGTTCGCCCGCCATTCACCCACCCGCGCGCATCGCCTTCTGTGCGAACCGCTCGACGAGCGGCTCGAGGGTGTCGTCGTCGCCCTCGAAGACGATCGTCACCTCGGTCAGTTGTAACGAGGGGCCGATGCCGACTCTCTCCGACGAGAACGTCGCCGTCCAGTCGTCGCCCACGACGGTGTCCTCGGCGACCTGCTCGCCGCCGAGATTCGTCAGATACCGGATCACGAGCCGTTCGGAGATGCCGCGAAAGGAGCGCTCGACATGCGTTACCATACCCGTGATTCGACCGCCGGACGGATAAAATCGCGTTCGGCGGTGCCGGGGCGGCCCCGTTAGATGAGTGCGCGAAGCAACACAACGGCTCCGACGCCGCCACACAGCGACAGCAGGATGCTCTCCGTTCGCCACATGACCAGCAGGACGACGCCGGCCGCGCCCCACTCCGCCGGCCCGCCGGCCGCCAGCTCCGGCCCGAGGATCGCGATCACGATCGCTCCCGGCAGGACCGAGAGCCCGGCCTCGAGTCGCTCGCTCACGTCGATCCGCTGAAGGAGCCAGAAGCCGCCGACCTTCGTGAGGGCGGTCACGAGTGCCATCGCGAGGATGGTCCCGACAATGAGGGGGTCGAGCGCGAATAGCCCTTCACCGATCATAGCGGACCACCTCCACCGCGGCGGCCGCGAAGCCGCCGAGCAGGATGTACCACTGGCCCGGGACGAACTCCGCGGCGAGGACGGCGGTCGCGAGCGCGACGAGCCACGGCACGAGCGTCGAGCGCCCCTCCCAGAGTTCGGCCGCGAGCGCGACGAAGACCGCCGCGAGGACGAAGTCGATACCGTACCGCGTCGGATCGCCGATCGCGCCGCCGGCGGTCGCGCCGACGATCGTCGCCCCGACCCAACAACACCAGATCGCGATGCCGGTCCCCAGGAGGAACGCGCCGCGACCGCTGCCGGACTTGAGTTCGCGCATCGTCAGCGCCCAGTTCTCGTCGGCCATGAGCAGCAGGCTCCCGTAGCTTCGGCCCGCCGAGAGCCGCTCGAGCCACGGCCCCAGTGCCGCACCCATCAGCGAGTATCGGAGATTGATCGCGAGCGTCGCGAGGACGATCGTCGCGACCGGGAGCGGCTCCGCCCAGAGTTCGACGGCGACGATCTGGGCGGCACCGGCGAGCACGGTCGCGCTCATCAGCGTCGCCTCCGCAACGCTCAGTCCGGCGCGGCGGGCGAGCATCCCGAACGCGATTCCGTAGCCGCCGACGCCGATCGCGACCGGGAGACAGGTGAGAAAGCCGGCGCGGATCCCCTCCCGATCGAACGTCACGGCCTCGCTCTCGTCGTCTGCTGTGATCCGCGTCTCTCCGGCCGTCTCGTCCGACAGACGGCCAGCGGACTCGTCGGGATCGGGGACGGGACTCGAATCCGGGCCGCTGCCGTCGGTTTCCGTCACGGTCGTCTCGAGTCGAACGACGCGTAAAGCGTTCTCGAAATCGCACGCAGACGCCGTGATTCTCGACAGCGCTTCGCACGGGGAATCGGCGACTCACCGTCCATAGGCGATCAGTGCGACGCCGACGGGAGCCGCGGCGAGTCCGTACCACGGGCCGCTGACGACCGCGAGGGCGACCGCGAGCAGGACGATCACGACGCCGACGAAGAGACAGCACTGCTGGGCCGTCGTCCGGTCGTCGCCGCTGCCGACGAGCCGGTCGAATCCGAACTCGAGTATCAGTTCGGCGACTGCATCGAGCATGCGCGATACTATTGCTACATTGATAAAAAGTGTACGGGTACTCTCGGCGTCCCGTGACGGCCTCTACGCTGTTACCCGCCGGCGACCGGCGGAAACACCGACACCACGTCGCCCGCTTCCAGCGACGTGTCTACCCCCGCCATGTGCACCACGTTGCGGCCGTTTTTCAGCACGCTCAGCTGCGGCCGGACCGCTCCGTCCTCGAGTAACTGCCCCTCGAGGCCGTCGTACTCGGCCTCCAGGTCGGTGAGCACGTCGCCGACGGTCGCGTCGTCGTCGACGGTTCGCGTTCGCTCTTTCGCGCCGACGGCTTCCCGAAAGGTGGCGAAAAATCGGAGATCGATGTCCATACCCCATACTCGTGTTCGGACGCCATAAGTGCGGGCGGTGGGCCGGATCAGGCGGCCGAGGCCGCCGGCGACGACGTGTACGAGACCGACTCGACGTCGGCGTTCGCGAGCGCGTCGTCGATGGCGCTCGCGCCGATCTCTGTCGCCGCGTCGGCGTCGTCGGCTTCGACGGTGACCGTCACCGAAAA containing:
- a CDS encoding AzlD domain-containing protein, whose protein sequence is MIGEGLFALDPLIVGTILAMALVTALTKVGGFWLLQRIDVSERLEAGLSVLPGAIVIAILGPELAAGGPAEWGAAGVVLLVMWRTESILLSLCGGVGAVVLLRALI
- a CDS encoding AzlC family ABC transporter permease, with protein sequence MSDETAGETRITADDESEAVTFDREGIRAGFLTCLPVAIGVGGYGIAFGMLARRAGLSVAEATLMSATVLAGAAQIVAVELWAEPLPVATIVLATLAINLRYSLMGAALGPWLERLSAGRSYGSLLLMADENWALTMRELKSGSGRGAFLLGTGIAIWCCWVGATIVGATAGGAIGDPTRYGIDFVLAAVFVALAAELWEGRSTLVPWLVALATAVLAAEFVPGQWYILLGGFAAAAVEVVRYDR
- a CDS encoding ubiquitin-like small modifier protein 1 gives rise to the protein MDIDLRFFATFREAVGAKERTRTVDDDATVGDVLTDLEAEYDGLEGQLLEDGAVRPQLSVLKNGRNVVHMAGVDTSLEAGDVVSVFPPVAGG